The Camelina sativa cultivar DH55 chromosome 14, Cs, whole genome shotgun sequence genome includes a window with the following:
- the LOC104740730 gene encoding 24-methylenesterol C-methyltransferase 2-like, whose product METLTLFITGALVAVGIYWFLCVLGPAERKGKRAVDLSGGSISAEKVQDNYKQYWSFFRRPKEIETAEKVPDFVDTFYNLVTDIYEWGWGQSFHFSPSIHGKSHRDATRLHEEMAVDLIQVKPGQKILDVGCGVGGPMRAIASHSRANVVGITINEYQVNRARLHNKKAGLDALCEVVCGNFLQMPFDDNTFDGAYSIEATCHAPKLEEVYAEIYRVLKPGSMYVSYEWVTTEKFKAEDDEHVEVIQGIERGDALPGLRAYVDIAETAEKVGFEIVKEKDLAAPPAQPWWTRLKMGRLAYWRNHIVVQILSAVGVAPKGTVDVHEMLFKTADFLTRGGETGIFSPMHMILCRKPESSSPPPPEESS is encoded by the coding sequence ATGGAGACTTTAACACTCTTCATCACCGGCGCTCTCGTCGCCGTCGGTATCTACTGGTTCCTCTGCGTCCTCGGTCCAGCAGAGCGTAAAGGCAAACGAGCAGTAGATCTCTCCGGCGGCTCAATCTCCGCCGAGAAAGTCCAAGACAACTACAAACAATACTGGTCTTTCTTCCGCCGTCCTAAAGAAATCGAAACCGCCGAGAAAGTTCCAGACTTCGTCGACACGTTTTACAACCTCGTCACCGACATCTACGAGTGGGGATGGGGACAGTCCTTCCACTTCTCTCCTTCCATCCATGGCAAATCTCACAGAGACGCCACGCGCCTCCACGAAGAGATGGCCGTAGATCTGATCCAAGTCAAACCCGGTCAAAAGATCCTGGACGTCGGATGCGGCGTCGGCGGTCCGATGCGAGCGATTGCATCTCACTCGCGGGCCAACGTGGTTGGGATCACGATTAACGAGTACCAGGTGAACAGGGCTCGTCTCCACAACAAGAAAGCTGGGCTCGACGCGCTTTGCGAGGTCGTGTGCGGCAACTTCCTCCAGATGCCGTTCGATGACAACACTTTCGACGGCGCGTACTCCATCGAAGCCACGTGTCACGCGCCGAAGCTCGAGGAAGTGTACGCCGAGATCTACAGGGTGTTGAAGCCCGGATCTATGTACGTGTCATACGAGTGGGTCACGACGGAGAAGTTTAAGGCGGAGGATGATGAACACGTGGAGGTGATCCAAGGGATTGAAAGAGGTGACGCGTTGCCTGGGCTTAGGGCTTACGTGGACATAGCTGAGACGGCTGAAAAGGTTGGGTTTGAGATAGTGAAGGAGAAGGATCTGGCTGCTCCACCGGCTCAGCCGTGGTGGACTAGGCTTAAGATGGGTAGGCTTGCTTACTGGAGGAACCACATTGTGGTTCAGATATTGTCAGCTGTAGGAGTTGCGCCTAAAGGAACTGTTGATGTTCATGAGATGTTGTTTAAGACTGCTGATTTTTTGACCAGAGGAGGCGAAACCGGAATATTCTCTCCGATGCATATGATTCTCTGCAGAAAACCGGAATCTTCATCGCCGCCGCCACCGGAGGAGAGTTCTtga
- the LOC104740731 gene encoding plastocyanin major isoform, chloroplastic, with amino-acid sequence MASVTSATVAIPSFTGLKASTIKPSASVRINTAVAASPKLTVKSSLKDFGVAAVAAAASIALAGNAMAIEVLLGGGDGSLAFIPNDFSISKGEKIVFKNNAGFPHNVVFDEDEIPSGVDVAKISMSEEALLNAPGETYEVSLTEPGTYSFYCAPHQGAGMVGKVTVN; translated from the coding sequence ATGGCCTCAGTAACCTCAGCCACCGTTGCGATCCCATCTTTCACCGGCCTTAAAGCCTCAACCATCAAACCTTCCGCCTCCGTCAGAATCAACACCGCTGTTGCTGCGTCACCGAAGCTTACTGTGAAGTCATCTCTAAAGGACTTTGGAGTCGCGGCCGTAGCCGCTGCAGCTTCAATTGCTTTGGCTGGAAACGCCATGGCGATAGAGGTTCTCTTGGGAGGAGGAGATGGGTCATTAGCTTTTATTCCCAACGACTTCTCTATCTCCAAAGGAGAGAAGATCGTGTTCAAGAACAATGCTGGGTTCCCGCACAACGTTGTGTTCGATGAGGACGAGATCCCAAGTGGCGTCGACGTGGCCAAGATCTCGATGAGCGAGGAAGCTCTACTTAACGCTCCCGGAGAGACCTACGAGGTTTCTTTGACCGAGCCTGGAACTTACAGTTTCTACTGCGCGCCACACCAGGGTGCTGGTATGGTCGGTAAAGTCACCGTTAACTAA
- the LOC104740732 gene encoding mitochondrial import inner membrane translocase subunit TIM17-1-like, with protein MATPDSTREPCPDRIIDDIGGAFGMGAVGGSVFYLMRGIKNSPAGARLSGGLQSLRMNGPKKGGSFAVWGGLYSAFDCAMVYARQKEDPWNSIIAGAATGGFLSLRQGLRASASSAVVGGVLLALIEGVSITMNKFGTVTPNEQFMQDAAASVPYGATTMGQVFGQPVPETTSSSSSSSGSEASSGSWFGSWFKKKETEDDSGSKTHILESFDAPPVPTYDFK; from the coding sequence ATGGCAACTCCAGACAGTACGAGAGAACCATGTCCCGATCGGATCATAGATGACATCGGAGGTGCGTTCGGCATGGGTGCTGTTGGTGGATCAGTGTTCTACCTCATGAGAGGAATCAAAAACTCTCCCGCCGGCGCTCGTCTCTCCGGCGGCCTTCAATCTCTTCGAATGAATGGGCCGAAAAAGGGGGGAAGCTTCGCCGTGTGGGGTGGTCTTTACTCAGCCTTCGATTGCGCCATGGTGTACGCGAGACAGAAGGAAGATCCATGGAACTCGATTATTGCCGGCGCCGCCACCGGAGGATTTCTCTCTTTGCGTCAAGGCCTCCGCGCGTCCGCTAGTTCGGCTGTAGTCGGGGGTGTGTTACTGGCCCTCATAGAAGGAGTTAGTATCACGATGAACAAATTTGGTACTGTTACGCCAAACGAGCAGTTCATGCAGGATGCTGCAGCTTCTGTGCCGTATGGTGCGACTACTATGGGTCAGGTTTTTGGTCAGCCTGTACCGGAgacgacttcttcttcttcttcttcttctggttcgGAGGCAAGTTCGGGATCTTGGTTTGGTTCTTGGtttaagaagaaggaaacagaggATGATTCAGGGAGCAAAACTCACATTTTGGAGAGCTTCGATGCACCCCCTGTGCCAACTTACGATTTTAAGTGA
- the LOC104740734 gene encoding tRNA pseudouridine synthase A, mitochondrial-like: protein MENQEPEIEKLPEEEAPDREPDQKKLKISTIGHETDSSVPAAGGSNVAEHRKPKYRRRKVAIVFAFCGVGYQGMQKNPGAKTIEGELEEALFHAGAVPEADRNKPRSYEWARSARTDKGVSAVGQVVSGRFYVDPPGFVERLNSNLPDQIRVFGYKRVAPSFSSKKFCDRRRYVYLIPVFALDPCVHSEAEMVRTDLGYEYVKCVECSKKGYKIPVGVMGKDTDCDSKSLEVQSDISSSNCDALGTDVKCEALSSSVPNGEDNLNSEVLDGADVSARVVTEETPDSSSKAEDMEESDTLAKGEVKNGEGRDMTQSSFCYGEKEKERFNRILSYYVGSHNFHNFTTRTKAADPAANRYILSFNAHTVINLDGKDFVKCEVVGQSFMLHQIRKMIGLAVAVMRNYAPESLIETAFKKDVRINVPMAPEVGLYLDECFFTSYNKRFKGSHEEVSMEEYKEVAEEFKWKHVYSHIGSAEEKDGAVAIWLHSLNQRNYPDLRSNEYKPDEVIVYKKIGEASEQMIDEEKMRVKENSNGIVDKVNDGTSEGKIMEERITLEESTTG from the exons ATGGAGAATCAGGAGCCTGAAATCGAGAAATTGCCTGAAGAAGAGGCTCCTGATCGAGAACCAGACCAGAAGAAGCTCAAAATTTCAACCATTGGCCATGAAACTGATTCGTCGGTTCCCGCCGCCGGCGGAAGCAACGTCGCTGAACACAGAAAGCCGAAATACAGGCGGCGGAAAGTTGCAATCGTGTTTGCATTTTGCGGAGTAGGGTATCAGGGAATGCAAAAGAACCCCGGAGCCAAAACCATTGAAGGCGAGCTCGAAGAGGCTTTGTTCCATGCCGGAGCCGTACCTGAGGCCGATCGGAACAAGCCAAGAAGTTACGAGTGGGCACGATCCGCTCGAACCGATAAGGGCGTGAGTGCGGTTGGGCAGGTGGTTTCTGGTCGTTTCTATGTTGATCCGCCTGGATTTGTGGAGCGGCTCAATTCGAATCTACCTGATCAGATTCGTGTGTTTGGGTACAAGCGTGTGGCTCCGTCTTTTAGCTCCAAAAAGTTCTGTGATCGGAGGAGGTACGTGTATCTAATCCCAGTTTTTGCTCTGGACCCATGCGTACATAGCGAAGCTGAGATGGTTAGAACGGATTTAGGTTACGAATATGTCAAATGTGTGGAGTGCTCTAAGAAAGGCTATAAGATCCCAGTTGGTGTTATGGGCAAAGACACTGACTGTGATTCGAAATCATTGGAGGTTCAGTCAGACATTTCGTCGAGCAACTGTGATGCATTAGGAACTGATGTCAAGTGTGAAGCTTTGAGCTCTAGTGTACCTAATGGAGAAGATAACTTAAACTCGGAAGTTCTAGATGGAGCTGATGTATCTGCTCGTGTTGTGACAGAGGAAACCCCTGATTCAAGCTCTAAAGCAGAGGATATGGAAGAATCGGATACTTTGGCTAAGGGAGAGGTGAAGAATGGGGAAGGAAGAGACATGACACAGAGCAGTTTCTGTTATGGAGAGAAGGAAAAGGAGAGGTTTAATAGGATACTAAGCTATTATGTTGGTTCACATAACTTCCACAACTTCACCACCAGAACAAAAGCAGCAGACCCAGCTGCGAATCGCTACATTCTCTCTTTCAACGCACACACAGTGATTAATCTCGATGGGAAAGATTTTGTCAAGTGTGAAGTTGTTGGACAGAGCTTCATGCTTCATCAAATCCGGAAAATGATTGGACTTGCTGTTGCAGTCATGAGGAACTATGCACCTGAATCACTGATCGAAACTGCTTTCAAGaa GGATGTCAGAATAAATGTACCGATGGCGCCAGAAGTTGGATTATACCTTGATGAATGCTTCTTCACGTCTTACAACAAAAGGTTTAAAGGCAGTCATGAAGAGGTGTCGATGGAAGAGTACAAGGAAGTAGCTGAAGAGTTCAAATGGAAACATGTTTACTCACATATTGGCTCAGCTGAAGAAAAGGATGGAGCTGTGGCTATTTGGTTACATTCGTTGAACCAGAGAAACTATCCTGATTTACGAAGCAATGAATACAAACCGGATGAAGTCATTGTCTATAAGAAGATTGGTGAAGCCTCTGAACAGATGATCGATGAAGAGAAAATGAGAGTGAAAGAGAACAGTAATGGCATTGTCGATAAGGTGAATGATGGAACCTCTGAAGGAAAGATTATGGAAGAGAGGATTACACTAGAAGAGAGCACAACCGGGTGA